In the genome of Arabidopsis thaliana chromosome 4, partial sequence, the window ATTTGCTGTCTGTATGGGAAACCAGGAGCCTATGGTGTGGTGACTCTCCCCTTCTCTGTCAGAGAAGgaatcaacattttcttggCTGGATTTGTTCCTACAGAAAATTTACGTTTTAGAGATGAATCTTTGACCTTCAAGGTATAGATATTTTGTATGATGAAAGGCAAAGTTTTGTCGCCAAGGCAATAAATTGTTTTCctcaatgtttttcttttgtttgaaggTTGCTGAGACTCCACAAGAAAGTGCTGAAGAGATACAGTCGTACGCTAGGTACAAATACCCCACGATGACCAAAACTCAAGGAAACTTCAGGTTGAGAGTGTCGGAAGGTGAATTCACTGACTCTCAGATTATTGTAATGCTTGGGGAGAATGGTACAGGGAAGACAACATTTATTCGGATGCTGgtattctcttcttccatgaTATGTTCTCTTGTGGTTAGAGTTTTAGAAAGTACTGTACTGTAAAGTTGTAATATTGGTAATATTTGCAGGCCGGGTTGTTGAAACCAGACGACACAGAAGGACCAGACAGAGAGATACCAGAATTCAATGTTTCGTATAAGCCACAAAAGATCAGCCCAAAGTTTCAGAATTCAGTTAGGCACCTGCTACATCAAAAGATTCGAGATTCTTACATGCATCCACAATTTATGTCGGATGTGATGAAACCACTTCAGATTGAGCAGTTGATGGATCAAGAAGTTGTCAATCTCTCAGGAGGAGAATTGCAAAGGGTTGCATTAACTCTGTGCCTCGGAAAggtaattattttgtttcagacGTCTATATGACGTAGttgctttctttctctcaGTGATCTCATGCATCCACAATGTGAATTCTTACAGCCTGCGGATATATACCTGATCGATGAGCCAAGTGCATATCTCGATTCTGAGCAACGTATTGTTGCTTCTAAAGTCATAAAGCGATTTATTCTCCACGCAAAGAAAACTGCATTTGTAGTCGAGCATGACTTTATAATGGCGACCTATTTGGCAGACCGGGTCATTGTGTATGAAGGACAACCATCCATTGATTGTACTGCAAATTGTCCTCAATCACTGCTCAGTGGAATGAATCTCTTCTTATCTGTAAGTCTCCTATTATATCTCTTAGTTACACCGTATGGGCAAGAGAAGAGGGCATAAAGGTTTGGTGCTAATGATTcctattttatgtttttcgtTACCATGCAGCATCTGAACATCACATTCAGACGGGATCCCACCAATTTCAGACCAAGAATCAACAAATTGGAGTCGACCAAAGACAGGGAACAGAAGTCTGCAGGCTCATACTACTACTTGGATGATTAGGACAACTACCAAGAGGTTCTTGATCACTAAAA includes:
- the ABCE2 gene encoding RNAse l inhibitor protein 2 (RNAse l inhibitor protein 2 (RLI2); FUNCTIONS IN: transporter activity; EXPRESSED IN: 26 plant structures; EXPRESSED DURING: 15 growth stages; CONTAINS InterPro DOMAIN/s: ABC transporter-like (InterPro:IPR003439), 4Fe-4S binding domain (InterPro:IPR001450), ATPase, AAA+ type, core (InterPro:IPR003593), 4Fe-4S ferredoxin, iron-sulpur binding domain (InterPro:IPR017896), 4Fe-4S ferredoxin, iron-sulphur binding, conserved site (InterPro:IPR017900), RNase L inhibitor RLI, possible metal-binding domain (InterPro:IPR007209), ABC transporter, ABCE (InterPro:IPR013283), ABC transporter, conserved site (InterPro:IPR017871); BEST Arabidopsis thaliana protein match is: RNAse l inhibitor protein 1 (TAIR:AT3G13640.1); Has 30201 Blast hits to 17322 proteins in 780 species: Archae - 12; Bacteria - 1396; Metazoa - 17338; Fungi - 3422; Plants - 5037; Viruses - 0; Other Eukaryotes - 2996 (source: NCBI BLink).), whose amino-acid sequence is MADRLTRIAIVSSDRCKPKKCRQECKKSCPVVKTGKLCIEVTVGSKLAFISEELCIGCGICVKKCPFEAIQIINLPRDLEKDTTHRYGANTFKLHRLPVPRPGQVLGLVGTNGIGKSTALKILAGKLKPNLGRFTSPPDWQEILTHFRGSELQNYFTRILEDNLKAIIKPQYVDHIPRAVKGNVGEVLDQKDERDKKAELCADLELNQVIDRDVENLSGGELQRFAIAVVAIQNAEIYMFDEPSSYLDVKQRLKAAQVVRSLLRPNSYVIVVEHDLSVLDYLSDFICCLYGKPGAYGVVTLPFSVREGINIFLAGFVPTENLRFRDESLTFKVAETPQESAEEIQSYARYKYPTMTKTQGNFRLRVSEGEFTDSQIIVMLGENGTGKTTFIRMLAGLLKPDDTEGPDREIPEFNVSYKPQKISPKFQNSVRHLLHQKIRDSYMHPQFMSDVMKPLQIEQLMDQEVVNLSGGELQRVALTLCLGKPADIYLIDEPSAYLDSEQRIVASKVIKRFILHAKKTAFVVEHDFIMATYLADRVIVYEGQPSIDCTANCPQSLLSGMNLFLSHLNITFRRDPTNFRPRINKLESTKDREQKSAGSYYYLDD